The Nitrospira sp. genome segment AATGCGCAGTAGCTTGCTCTCTGCCTGGCCGAAGCAGCTATGCTAGCGCAATTGGCAATTAGTGGGCGCTTCGTTGACTTTGGTAATTCCGGTCCCATAGGATGACAGGCGTGCAGGATGCAATCCACATCCACGTGAACGGGCAAGCACGAAGCTGGCGCAGTGGTGCATCGGTCGCCGATTTGCTGCAAGACCTGGATATTCAAACGGAGCGGGTGGCCGTGGAGCTGAATCTCGAAATCCTCGATCGGGCGGCATTTGGTCAACGCCGGCTCCAAAACGGGGATCGGGTCGAGATTCTCGGGTTCATCGGCGGCGGCGCTGCGGCAAAGGATTGAGGCGGTTCGCTCATCTTCTTTAGGGAGCCTCGGTTGGTGGCTCTGGGCAATATGTTCCGGAGAGGATCACGATGACGGACGATCGACTGGTGATTGCGGGACGCGA includes the following:
- the thiS gene encoding sulfur carrier protein ThiS, with the protein product MQDAIHIHVNGQARSWRSGASVADLLQDLDIQTERVAVELNLEILDRAAFGQRRLQNGDRVEILGFIGGGAAAKD